AAAGAGAATTTTTACAATTAGGATTTATCAATAAAAGGATCTTTATAAAAAATATCCTTCTGAGAGTACCGCCGCGCCTCATACCTGTCTTTTTGCTCAAGATAGTTTATAGTACTTTACGCAGCAGTTCTTACTTAAAGTATAAAAAAAACATTGGTATTAACTAATTTGCATAAAACCAGATCCCGTACCTGTAGCTCTCGCATCTAAATAGGACTTGCTGAAAAAGTCGTGAAAAATAACAAGAGAATTGAGTAGGTATTCAGGCAGTAGTAAAGATAAGTTTTTGTTGTCTGAAATTAACCAAAACATAAATTTCCATCGCTCATTCTTGTGGTTATGGCTATCAGTTACTCAGACATAGGGTATTGAGAGTTAGTGGTTGGTAGAAAAAATCGGCATTACTCTAATTTGGGGTTAAAACTAGCGCCAGTTCTATCAGTAACAATCCACAATATTGATCGCCCAGCATCCCGCAACACTCGCAACAGAGATTCTGGTTCTTGACCCGATGACGGTACAGCCAAAGGTGTAACCACAATCCCCTGACTACCCAACACAACACTAGCTATTACCCTTGATCGCCGCATATGATAATCTGAAGTAATTAAATAAATATTCTGTAAATCCCTATCTGCAAATTCTTCTACCAACGTTGTAAAATTGGTAACTGTATCAGTCGCTCGACCATCCAAATGCAACTTTTCATCAGAAACGCCATACTGCCAAAATATCCGGCGATTAGCATCTAAATTCCCAGGAAAATCAGAAACCCAAATATCTAAATTCTGGTGAGATTGCCAAAATTGTGCCGCAAACTTCATTCGTTCAGAATCGCCCCCCAAGACAAAAATAGCCTGTGGTACTGGGGCTTGATAAAAAGCGATCGCAATTCTCATAGGTATAATACTAACTAGTACTAAGGCGATCGCTAAAACCCACCTGATTAATTTCAGTTTAGATTTCATATCATATAGTTTTAAATCTTAACATTTAAAATTTACATAACACATCAACCCGATCCGGTGCGCTTAGAAATATTTAAAAATCTTTATCAGTTTATTGCCGAACAAATGGGGATTGTACTACAAAATACAGCCGTATTGGCTAGGACGGTATAGGCGCTTAAGTAAGGATTATCAGTTACTACCAGAAGTGAGTCAGGCAATTCTTTATCCTGTCACTCATTGAAACAAGAATATCACGTCACAGCATCACTTGACAGTGAGAGTGTCAAAAAAATGTTGAATTTTCACCTTGGCTCAGTTAAAACTTCCGAAATCTTTCTAATAACTGCTCACGAGACAAATTCGACAACTGTAACAGCAAACTAATATATTCCGGGAACGGTAAATTTAATATGGGTTGAATAACTGCTGCTAATTCCTCGTCTATGGCCGTATATCTGGCTAAAAGAAAGTTTTCTACAGTTTGCCGTCTTTCCTGCTCCTTGCCTATCTCCTTGCCTATCTCCTTGCCTATCTCCCTGCCTATCTCCCTGCCTATCTCCTTACCCCGCTCTAATCCCCTTAGTTCAGTTTCTTTTTCCCACTCTAAATAAGCCGGCGTTAAATTCATTATTAGCTCCCTTTCTTCATCATCCATCTCATTACTTACTTCCATAGTAATCTTCCAAGTTGATAATAACTTTAAAATAGTATACCGCTTGTTGTCATCTTTTGGTAAAGCCATTAGTTCTTCAATCGCTGCTTGTTGAACGATTCCCTTGCCTAAAATTCTCAACCAGAGAGTTTCTGGTATACAAGGTAACTTATCAATGGCAATCACTCCAGTTAAAAGCAGTTTTGAGGGAAAGTA
The window above is part of the Nodularia spumigena CCY9414 genome. Proteins encoded here:
- a CDS encoding YdcF family protein; this translates as MKSKLKLIRWVLAIALVLVSIIPMRIAIAFYQAPVPQAIFVLGGDSERMKFAAQFWQSHQNLDIWVSDFPGNLDANRRIFWQYGVSDEKLHLDGRATDTVTNFTTLVEEFADRDLQNIYLITSDYHMRRSRVIASVVLGSQGIVVTPLAVPSSGQEPESLLRVLRDAGRSILWIVTDRTGASFNPKLE